The Nerophis ophidion isolate RoL-2023_Sa linkage group LG05, RoL_Noph_v1.0, whole genome shotgun sequence genomic interval tgtgaatatatgaggagccatcaacatgtgacgtcatcgtctgcgacttccggtagaggcagggcttttctccagttgcgaactcatttcagtaggcctttaaaggcctactgaaatgagattttcttatttaaacggggatagcaggtccattctatgtgtcatacttgatcatttcgcgatattgccatatttttgctgaaaggatttagtagagaacataaacgataaagttcgcaacttttggtcgctaatagaaaagccctgcctttaccgggagtatgtgcgcgtgacattaagaaatgcagggctccacacatattcccattgttattaatgtgagccaccagcagtaagagcaattcggaccgagaaagcgacaatttccccattaatttgagccaggttgaaagatttgtgaattaggatattgatagtgaagaaatagaaaaaaaaataaataaaaaagcgacggctccgggcgacggcagtgtaagcgtttcagatgtaattagacacatttattaggataattctggaagatcccttatctgcttattgttttaatagtgttttagctaGATTTTAAAGATcgtaaagtaaagattgtaaagacatacctcgaggtcgaatggctgcggtgaacacactgtgtgtctcagagaagccgaggagccaagctcacagctgctgcagaatgacgaataatccactgtcttcggtaagatatatatcacaatttgcccatccaaaaacatgttggttgacgttgagaaaacatgttcgcttgaccgctctgctttcacaacaaacaaagaaacaccggctgtgtctctgtgCGAAAGACAGCGGcagtacaccgctttccaccaacagcattcttctttatagtctccattattaaatgaacacattgcaaaagattcagcaacacagatgtccaaaatactgtgtaattatgcggttaaagcagacgacttttagctgtgtgtgtgtgcgcagcgctaatattacctcacagtccgtgacgtcacgcgtacacatcatcattccgcgacgttttcaacaaaaaactcccaggaaatttaaaattgcaatttagtaaactaaaaaggccgtattggcatgtgttgcaatgttaagatttcatcattgatatataaactatcagactgcgtggtcggtagtagtaggtttcagtaggcctttaaattttatttatttactagcaacctggtcttgctttgctcgacatttttaattctaagagagacaaaactcatagaattttAAAGACGTGATCTTCACCTGCTTAAATaaattaatctattttttttttacttcttataactttcagaaagacaattttagagaaaaaatacaaccttaaaaatgattttaggatttttaaacacatttaccttttaaattcctttaaaATTTacagcccaccaggctgcaccaaacttttggtgccttgttgacacagaaaagtacagtggtgtatgcacagcagctatgaaggttgcaagcctgtttggttcaacttatctttgtgaatcagccttttctgacatgaacttcatcaagaacaaacacagaacacgcctcactgatgcacatctgcaagactcactcagagttgcagtgtcaagttacacaccagagtacaacacactagttaacagcatgcaatgccaggcttcccactaactgacaaagaaacagataacagatttggtgtccagttcaaagtgtgacatgatttatttaaaaatttgacaGTTTACTTGTaatttacatgagttattatttgtacaaacatggtgcaaagtaattcatgatttgttaaaaaatgttagtggctaacTAGTTAAAAtcggatattgtgatttcacaagactgtcttagaagtgatcatttgaaaatgttcaatttgaaaaatgtgcacttagagaaatataaaaataaagtgttgcatattccTATTTATCTGttcctatatatatttattgtgagaaatcattaagatgatcagttttttttcacaaagataaatatttattattaataacaacatagagttaaaggtaaattgagcaaattggctttttctggcaatttatttaagtgtgtatcaaactggtagcccttcgcattaatcagtacccaagaagtagttcttggtttcaaaaaggttggtgacccctgctttaacgtATGGATTTGTTTTCGCTGTTAGACACTACGCTACTTGGCTGAGTTATCCCCCAACGTTCCCACTATGAAGAATGAACTTGGGATGATGGTGAGCCTGGAAAACCTCATGGGAAGGTGAGGTTGTTTTCCCTAAAGGGTGAAATTTTGTTTATTCATTTGCGTTCTACTTAGGCTATGTCgacaccaggcctgggcaattattttgactctggggccaaatttagaggaaaaaatgtgtttgggggccGATATATATATTTGTAGGAAAACcagtacaaaacctcacaataaagtgtaattcagtggttctcaaccttttttcattgatgtcccctcagtgaattttttttttaaattcaagtaccccctaattagagcaaagtatttttggttgaaaaaaagagataaagaagtaaaatacagcactaccaGCTGCCAGACTAGATTTGACCGATCTAAGTCGATGAGAATGAACTGATAAAGCTTACTAAAGATATTGACACTTGCTgctagactagatatgaccaatctaagtctgagcatgaactgatgaaacttATTGACGGCTTTACATAAAAACATGTATGTTTTGTCAATGATTACCTCACATAGGGACAACCAGTCAGTGGACATCACCAGTTTGGCTAAGGAGGTGTATGGAATTCTGACCGCACCTCTTCCTGTACATCGCACACCTGAGAGAAGGAAGAAGTCACAGTTCTTCATCAACTCTTCCTACAAGGCCAAGTGTGTCACGTTACACATCCAGGGCCTGGACAGCGCTGTGAGTAGACCATACATGTAATTACCACCTGAAGTGGTAGTGACAAGTGTATTGTGTCTTACTAAGGACCAGCGGGGCTTGTGCGAGGAGGCTCTGCTGAAGGTTCGAGGAGTCATCAGCTTCACGTTTCAGATGGCGTCCAAGAGATGCACCGTGCGCATTCGCTCTGACTTACCCACTGAGGTGAAAGACTTCTCTCTTAGCGTGTATTTATTGGGAATCACGTTACAAACACAAATGTTGTTTCTACTTTTGCAGAGCCTTGCTTCTGCCATCGCAGACACAAAGGTGTTGTCGGCCCAACAGGTGGTGAAGAATGAGGCGGGAGAAGAGGTGAGCCAGGCTCAGACAATTCAGAAGGGTCAAGTCACTTTAGCCAATCAAAAGAAAGTAATTTCAGGAAAATAAACACTTTAATCAAATATTACACAAAACCAACCACAAACTCTTGCAAAACATTAAAGGGGGGTTTGTCCACATCTGTCTCGGACAGTTTGTGCCTCTGAGAAGCACTGTTGtgtactgaacagatgtttactttatcacaataaacatctgttctgtattttaacataaaagtgttttattgtgaggcattaaaagccacacaatgcaatgggtccatcacacccacaaacgctggctgagtaacaacaatataaacGTTGCAtgaaaaatttctctgccagtttctgcatcccacagggattcttcttttgtgtttctgcttcTGCACCTgtagttcccacacaaggttgcaacattgtttgtcaacagtctgctctcattttctagcacatttgaccctctgatgttctgtgtatctACGcgctgtcctcctcctgtctaggcctgctgtgtgtgtgtgtgtgtgtgtgtgtgtgtgcgcggtaaacagaacatcaatttccacacctctattagccccgggtccagtggacccggacatcttatatgtaatagacaTGTGTAGggagggtgtatggtgtgtggtcattaaagaTGTATTctgatatgttcttcacagaaaatgagcctaagtcagtgagtctcagtttgaaaacttaattgtatcatttttcttttaataaaaaatgaaaacaggtcccacagacccgaacatcACCCACACAAGGTCTCTTGATGAAAAGACTGTTAAAACATgagctttttttttaacttctttccTCAAGGTCTTCATCCCTCTAAACCCATCTGTAGCAGAGGTGCATCAAATATCTGCTCTGCCAGACTACCTTCCTGAAGAGGAGGATAGTCCTGAGAAGGAGGTGGACCGTGCCGTGTCCCGCACCACCGCCAAGGATGACGCGAGCGGGAGCTGGCTTAACGCTGCGGCCAGTTTCCTCACCAAGACATTCTACTGGTAATAGACTCCTCGAATGCTTGCTGAGTGGACAAATCCTAAGAATCCCCACCGATGATCTAATTCAGGTTTTTGGCTGGACAACTGGATTGGTTTCCTGTAAATATTTACTTAAAATCTGTactcttttctttatttttgaacACCAATGAGTATTTGCGCAGATAGAATAAACGCTGCTCCTCAAGCACATGGCTCCTTTTTCCGTTTGCAGGTGGCGCCACAATTCTTTTTCTTTCAGTATTGTTTCATATAGTTAATCAATTGTTGGGAAAAACTTGCAGGAGCAgggtacattttcagaatgaaaGCGTTTACCCATAATCCACACATGCATTCTTTGCAGTCGGGTAAATAAACTGCTAAAGCCACTCTGATGAATTCAGGTATAGAGACATACAAGTCCTATTTTAAACAAGCTGACAGAGAAAAATAATCATGTTAAAGGCTTATTTTTGCgcaaaatacagttaaaaaatcTTAACAGGTCaggcttttaataaaaaatattaacttTTATCCAACATTTATAGAATGCAGGTTTTTAAGCAATTTGTCAGCTAAGTGGTCTTCCCAAACATGTTTGCCATACTGCATGAGgagtacaggtgctggtcatattattagaatatcatgaaaaagttgctttatttcagtaattatattcagaagtgaaacttacatattatatcaattccttacacacatagtggtatattttaaatgtttatttctttaaattttgatgattagcactgacaattactgaaaatcccaaattcagtatgtcagaaaattagaatattagttacgactggtaccaaaatatttttttttagaaatgtgggccaactgaaaagtatgaacatgtaaagtttcagcatgtacggcaatcaatacttagttgcagctccttttgcctgaattgctgcagcaatacggcgtggcatggagtccaccagtccgttgcactcctcaggtgttatgagagcccaggttgctttaatagtggccttcagctcttcagcattgttgtgtctggcatctcgcatcttccgcttcacaataccccttaggttttctatggggttaaggtcaggtgagtttgcaggccaatcaagaacagggataccatggtccttaaaccaggtactggtagatttggcactgtgtgcaggtgccaagtcatgttggaaaatgaaatcttcacctctataaaattggtccgcggcaggcagcataaagtgttctaaaacttcctggtagactgctgcattgaccctagacctcaggaaacacagtggaccaacaccagcagatgacatggcaccccagaccattaccgattgtggaaatttgaccctggacttcaggcaacgtggattctgtgcctctcctgtcttccttcagactctgggaccttgatttccaaagaagatacaaaatttactttcatctgaaaacataactttggaccactcaacagcagtccagtcctttttgtcttgagcccaggcgagacgcttttgacgtggtctcttattcaagagtggctttacacaaggaatgcgacagctgaagcccatatcttgcatacgtcggtgcgtggtggttcttgaagcactgactccagctgcagtccactctttgtgggtctcccccacattttttaatcggttttgtttgacaatcctctccagggcgtggttatccctcttgcttgtacacttttttctaccacatctttgtcttcccttcgcctctctattaatgtgcttggacacagagctctgggaacatccaacctctttggcaatgaccttttgtgtatTGCCCTcattctttaaagtatcaatggtcatcttttggacagttgtcaagtcagcagtcttccccatgattgtgtgtcatacagaatcaaaacgagagaccatttaaaggcttttccaggtgttttgagttagttagctaattacagtgtggcaccaggtgtcttcaatatctgaccttttcaccatattctaattttctgagatgttgaatttagggttttcattggttgtcagctataatcatctcctttttggcaaaaaacacttgaaatgtatcagtctgtttggaatgaatgtatacattctataaGTTtcactttctaaatggaattaatgaaataaatcaactttttcatgatattctaataatatgaccagcacctgtatgtagAGGAAAAAGGGTTGACAGTCATCCTATTATACTGTATTAGTTTTCTGGCATGTTCTTTGTACTTGGTAAGGCAACAACAAAATGTCACATTGAGCAGCTTTCTACAAATAATTACCAATAGGGTTACTGCAAAAATAATGTCTCCGGAAGAACTGAAATAAGAGTGGACGTTTTACGGACGTGGCGTGCAGCTCTGACTGGGTTGACACTCATGTGAGAAGAAACTGAAGTCCAAGCAGACATTTTTCTTTAAGTGAAGACTTTCAGTGTTGGAATTAGAGCTAAATCCAAAGGTCACATTTTATGAGTACAGTCATTAAATAAACAATAAGTACCAGTACTCACCCCAAAGCTTAGTTTTCTGAACTTAGGTTTTTATTCATCTTTACCATCAACCGTGCTCATCCAACCAGGTCATGTAGTTTTAAACACTAAGTGCAGCACAGGTGTGTTACATCTCAAAGCTTTTCGTGTGAGAAGACACTGACATGTTTCTCCACCTTTCTGTAACATATCGTGTCAGCTATGATCCTCTGCTCCTCTCTCATATGGGGTCTCCTCACAGGGGCTCAGTTTTAGGCCCTCTTCTCATTTCCCTCTGTTTGGCATTTTATTCTACTGTTATAAAGATGACTATTCTTCTTAAAAGACAAAGCACTGCCTCTATCCAGCATTTGCTTAGTTGTTTTCACAAAAAACACCTGACTGGCGcttacctttttacattttaataaaaaataataatcaaagggAGAATATGGGTACTTCAGCTCAGTATATAAAACCCATTCGTAAAGGTAAGGTCAAGTCGCCAGTCACATATTTGGAAATAGAAATGCAGTCCGACTTGGAGTCAGACAGTCAAATAAAGGCTGTTGTCAAATCAAGCTTTTCTCATTTGCGGCCACtgttcaaaataaagccaattctTTTGCACGAGCACATTAAAACAGTTACGCACACCGTTGTCACTTCTTTGCTGTACTGTGTCACGACCATGTCCAGCAACTCTTGCTGAGCAAATTAAGGAAATAGGAGAAAAAATAGGAGCATAAGAGGACATTGCAGACTTTTCTTCATCTCTCACTTTAAACGTGAGTGAAGAATCCACTACCGACCTGATAAGtccaaaagaaaaagaaaatacattattGTATGCTCACATATGGTACTTGGTGGTTGTTTCATCACACCGCAGCTGCCAGCTAGTCCTGGAACATAATCAGGCGACCGTGAGGGCTGGGGCGCACTTGATTACACGCCGCCACAGTTTGCGGTTTGCCATGGCAATGGAGGAGTCCTGTTCATTGAGACCTGCATCCTTTGATAGCACATCTGGGAACGTGAACCTTCTGTAGCGGACAGGGCCGCCGGGTTTCCACAGCAGTAGTGGCTGAATGATCTCCCCAGTGGCACGATAGCAATGCCCAGCCAACGAGAGCCTCTGCTTAGCAACCTTCTAAGATAATCGCTTAATATCTCCGTATATACGCTCTAAGGTAACATGTGGACCTTTCGGACATGACTGAGCAAGTTGGTGTAACCTCCGTCCAAGCACTTCTGTTGTGTGGTGCATCGTGGCAGAGAATAGGCTCTGTCAGCGTTCTAAAGATGAACATTTTCGTCTCCATTACCGATGGTCGAGTGCCATAACTTATGCAGCTTACTGTCCATGCTGAGGCTTAGCGGGACTTCATATCTTTTGCGGCATCCAACATGTAAGACACAGGGTGGAAAAGTTCTTACCAACCCTGAAAAACATTTGAGTTTGAAGTGAATTAATTGAATATGTTaaacatatggtgaatgtttacattcaacttggagaaagcgaaccaccaggtttaagtaaataatggttgaATCCATAGTAAATTAAGGAGCCTTAGTTGGACATTTGCATGTGGACTGGGCTAACTCGCTCACGAGAAGAGGCAATAAATTCAGACTTCAGAATGCtaaagtgatagctctatcctggaggagagactccatgtcAAATTTTAAGTTACAACATATAGAGGTTATTTTCCGGTCACTTACACatgaacatctccttacatggtcaggttgtactctcctgaattaacacacacccagacagcAAATGAAGGAATATAAGACTGTGGTTCGACGactccaagttaggagtgcctcattttttgacttgacctactccaggtactgcagtcctatATAATGACGCACGCTTGTAACAAAGCAGCTTTTTTATAAGCAAAGCGTCTCCACGTCTCtcttgatccagccgcactgccgtgtTACTCCTCTGCCCGGGAGGaggtgacaagaccagaaatacaccaAGTTATTTCTTGGTGGTCAGCCGTGGATAATTAAGAAGTGCCATAATTTTAGCCCCATGGCCAAAGAATGCAACAGTTCCCCTTCCACAATCACATTTAGCTAAGTTAGTAGCGAAATATGCTTTAGTCAATTGGTCAAACGATGAAGATGAGCATACCATGTAACGATAAATAACGCATCATGTAAATAAACTGAGCAGCATCCAACTCTGACACTACACGGAATGTTCCTGAagcatttttttaaagcaaacGGCATGACAACGTTTGAGTACAAACCCGATGTGATAAAAGTAGAAATGCCCATGTGCTGAGACAAAGGCACTTGCCAATAGCATTTTAATATGTTGATTCCACTGACACACCTGGCTGAACCCAGCTGATCAATACAGTTATCCATTCGGTAAGTCAACTAACCAATCGGCAAGTACATTTCTGAAGTCAACCAATTTACATGAAGACAGTCAGCTAGATGAGAAAAACAGTAATTTTATATCCAAGGAAGTAACTGACCTCAAAGTGCCTAAGTGTCATGCTCTATCCAATTATTGTGTGAAGGAGTATCTCCAAACAAAGAGGGTACTTACGCACCAAATCAGCTAACTGAAGGTATTTACACCTCAAGACAGGAGCTTTTCCAAATCACAAAGAGATGCAGAATTCCTTGTAGCAAACTCTTGCCATGCTCGGGCAACTCATCAGCCTCTTGCAAAAACACAGCACTGACAGCTGGCATTGGACGCACATCATCCTTAACTGCAACAGCTGTTGTAGTTGGCTGTGACATTGTTTCAGAAGGTTGACACGACACAGTTGCTGCAATAAAACAAGTTACGTGAAAATGCCATTTCTTTTTACGATTCCAATCCGTGTTTCATTTTCTCAACATCAACAATTATTTGTGCTGCTCAAAATTTAAACCTTACTTGAAGGAGaatcaatttgttcaattaaaccCAACTCAAGCAATTTCGCTTGTACTGCAGCGTTTAGTCGCCTGTGACCAATCACGGTTACGGAATAACACTCAGCAGTCGCTCTTTACTGCAAGCATCCAAGGCTTCCTCAGAAGTAGCAGCAACACACTCAACTACAAtatttacaaattggtgacaagCTAAACAACAAACCAAAAGCCCAGACTGAGGACTAACCCTCAAACGCTTTGGAGTGTTCCCTGCAAACTAAAAGAAAAAGAGTGTAAAATGAAGGTAACATAATTAGTCATTCCTGGGGAGAAGAGAGAAAACTGTGGATCATATTATTTCCTGAGCGCGTCCTGCCAGGTGCTTCATATTTGGGTGAATGAAGGCTCCAGAGAAGGAGCACACACCCACATTCCCTAGGAGTGTCTACTGGCCGCCACAACTctaaagcactttacgttgtggTTAGCGGGACGTCCTTAGCTGACACAAAACGCTGCTGTGAGTCTTTTAACTGGCACTCGGAAATGCGAGCACATTACCCCAATTTAAGCTTCTCTCCACTATCTGCCCGTACATGTTGCAAttcattttttaattatatttttttaaatccctaGATGGACTGGCCCTGTGCTACCAGTCTGTTATCAAATCTCTTCTTAAATATGTCATTTCCTTGGCTTTTGgcacttttaaagttatttttaccctaactcatatgttttttttttttggttgaagactcgtttttttttgtttccattttatttatttttattgtggctTTTTCTAGTTTTATCCaagtttttatgttttaaaaatatttaggtGTGTTTCAGCTGTTTCTATTTGTTGCCTTTTAATAATTAATCTGTAGAGGATTTGGGTCACTGTTTTTAAAGTGCTGTACAAATATAGTTGGATTAGATAAATGACAAGTCCAATGACAGTCCTGACCCTCCTGTCGCTATTTAAGCAAAAtgaaggcacaaaaaaaaaacccaccaagTTTTCACAATTAAAGACTTTAGAGGTCATCTGGCAGTTATTTCAGAatgagggagaaaaaaaacatcttGCCACAATCATCTCATGTGAGCAGAAGCATTCCTCTCCTGAGATGTTTAATGGGCTCGATCTTTAGAGTCGCCATCTTTGGGGGGAACAAAACGGGTGCTTGCTGTTGTGTCTTTGCAGGGGTCAGCAATGGCAGAAAAAGAGCCCGTCTAGAAACTCTTGATTCCACATAATTCTCTGCAAACAAACAGTCTTTCTTCCTGGCTCTCAGCAGCTGGATCACGTTGTCCTACGACACCATCAGGCCACGTCTAAGGATAGAGGGAATGAAGACATAAAATAGATGCTATTCTCTTCTGTCCACTAGAGGGAGATAAATCCCTAAACTATGAAAGTAAAACAGTATTTCTACACCTTTTTCAGAGATGGCCGTCTTCCACCCAAACCCATCCAAGCATACAATTGCAGAGCTTGTTTATGAACTGGGGAACAGAAAATGGCCTTCTGCTA includes:
- the armc1l gene encoding armadillo repeat containing 1, like, which encodes MMDALSVVSQLRDLASEPQNREAIVQDQGCLPGLVLFLDHQSPEVLLATLETLRYLAELSPNVPTMKNELGMMVSLENLMGRDNQSVDITSLAKEVYGILTAPLPVHRTPERRKKSQFFINSSYKAKCVTLHIQGLDSADQRGLCEEALLKVRGVISFTFQMASKRCTVRIRSDLPTESLASAIADTKVLSAQQVVKNEAGEEVFIPLNPSVAEVHQISALPDYLPEEEDSPEKEVDRAVSRTTAKDDASGSWLNAAASFLTKTFYW